A genomic window from Camelina sativa cultivar DH55 chromosome 2, Cs, whole genome shotgun sequence includes:
- the LOC104724344 gene encoding probable leucine-rich repeat receptor-like protein kinase At5g49770, producing MRSRTGAFMLLILLFFQISSVSALTNSIDAVALLALKSELTGTPKNWKGFDPCGTNWVGISCSNGRVVNISLSNLNLQGKLSADISTLSELVTLDLTSNSNITGPLPPNIGNLKKLTELNLMGCGFDGQIPESIGNLEKLTKLSLNSNKFNGKIPASMGRLSKLYWFDIADNQIEGEIPVSNGTSSPGLDMLLQTVHFHFGKNKLSGKIPKELFTSNMTLKHLLFDGNLFTGEIPESLSLVKTLVVL from the exons ATGAGATCAAGAACTGGAGCCTTTATGCTCCTGATCTTGCTTTTCTTCCAAATTAGTTCTGTATCTGCGCTCACAAACAGTATAGACG CTGTTGCTTTACTAGCTCTAAAGAGTGAGTTGACCGGGACTCCTAAGAATTGGAAAGGCTTTGATCCTTGCGGAACCAATTGGGTTGGAATTTCATGTAGCAATGGCCGCGTTGTTAACAT ATCACTAAGCAACCTTAACTTGCAAGGAAAGCTTTCTGCCGATATTTCAACGTTGTCTGAATTGGTGACCCT GGATTTGACATCCAATTCTAATATAACTGGACCGCTTCCACCAAATATCGGTAACCTCAAGAAGTTGACAGAGTT AAATCTTATGGGATGTGGTTTCGATGGTCAAATTCCTGAGTCCATAGGAAATCTTGAAAAACTTACAAAACT CTCCCTGAATTCAAATAAGTTCAATGGAAAAATTCCGGCTTCCATGGGACGGTTATCGAAACTATATTGGTTCGATATAGCTGACAATCAGATCGAAGGAGAGATTCCAGTTTCTAATGGGACTTCATCACCTGGACTTGACATGCTTCTTCAAACTGtgcattt TCATTTTGGGAAAAACAAGCTTTCAGGGAAGATCCCAAAAGAACTTTTCACCTCGAACATGACTTTGAAACATTT GCTCTTCGATGGAAACCTATTCACAGGCGAAATCCCAGAGAGCCTCAGTCTCGTTAAAACATTGGTTGTCTTGTAA
- the LOC104724355 gene encoding probable leucine-rich repeat receptor-like protein kinase At5g49770 has translation MDNVISRFSTQTYKPPDRFGPYIFKANKYDKFPDEKGLKSSHIIGAILGASVFLLLLMIAGIYALKQKKRAERANDQINPFAKWDANQNSVDAPQLMGVKAFTFEEMRKCANNFSVANDVGGGGYGQVYKGILPSGQLIAIKRAQPGSLQGALEFKTEIELLSRVHHKNVVKLLGFCFDRGEQMLVYEYIPNGSLRDSLSGKNGIRLDWTRRLRIALGSGKGLAYLHELADPPIIHRDVKSSNILLDESLAAKVADFGLSQLVEEAEKANVTAQVKGTMGYLDPEYYMTNQLTEKSDVYGFGVMMLELLTGEIPIVNGKYVVKEVKMKMNKSKKLYDLQELLDTTIISTNENLKGFEKFVNLALICVDQEGVKRPSMNEVVKEIEYIMQHAGLYPNVDSAASSRTYDEASKGSGDLYRNNSFEYSASFPTTKLEPH, from the exons ATGGATAATGTTATTTCCAGGTTTAGCACGCAGACTTATAAGCCTCCTGACAGATTTGGCCCTTACATATTCAAAGCCAATAAGTACGATAAGTTCCCGG ATGAAAAAGGTTTAAAGTCGTCACACATCATCGGAGCTATACTTGGTGCTTCTGTTTTTCTGTTGTTGCTAATGATAGCCGGGATTTATGCTctcaagcagaagaagagagcaGAGAGAGCAAATGATCAAATTAATCCTTTTG CCAAGTGGGATGCCAATCAGAACAGTGTAGATGCTCCGCAGCTCATGGGAGTAAAAGCATTTACATTTGAAGAGATGAGGAAATGCGCTAACAACTTTTCAGTGGCAAATGATGTTGGTGGTGGAGGTTATGGCCAG GTGTACAAAGGGATTCTTCCCTCAGGGCAACTCATAGCAATAAAAAGAGCACAACCAGGATCTTTGCAAGGAGCGTTGGAGTTTAAAACTGAGATCGAGCTTCTTTCAAGGGTCCATCATAAAAACGTTGTCAAACTCTTAGGCTTTTGCTTTGATCGAGGTGAACAAATGCTTGTCTATGAGTACATCCCAAATGGTTCTCTTAGAGATAGTCTATCAG GGAAAAATGGGATTAGACTTGATTGGACAAGAAGGCTTAGAATAGCACTTGGATCAGGGAAAGGCTTGGCTTATCTTCATGAGCTTGCTGATCCTCCAATTATACACAGAGACGTCAAATCAAGTAATATATTACTTGATGAAAGTCTAGCTGCAAAGGTTGCTGATTTTGGCCTCTCCCAACTTGTGGAAGAAGCTGAGAAAGCTAATGTCACAGCACAAGTGAAGGGAACCATG GGCTATTTGGATCCTGAGTACTACATGACGAATCAATTGACAGAGAAAAGTGATGTGTACGGGTTTGGGGTGATGATGTTGGAACTATTAACCGGTGAAATTCCGATAGTGAATGGTAAATATGTAGTGAAAgaggtgaagatgaagatgaataaATCAAAGAAGTTGTATGACCTACAAGAATTGTTGGACACTACCATCATTTCAACCAACGAGAATCTTAAAGGATTCGAAAAGTTCGTAAACTTGGCTCTAATATGCGTGGATCAAGAAGGAGTGAAGAGGCCATCAATGAATGAGGTTGTAAAAGAAATTGAGTACATAATGCAACATGCAGGATTATATCCTAACGTAGATTCAGCTGCGAGTTCAAGAACGTATGATGAAGCAAGCAAAGGATCCGGGGATCTTTATAGAAACAACTCGTTTGAGTATAGTGCAAGTTTCCCAACTACAAAACTCGAACCCCATTGA
- the LOC104751837 gene encoding uncharacterized protein LOC104751837: MVYEDYRLDNKVFDVVLSYKISKRFLQDLPADTPPVIIDNSRQLHTFLGQLKRDTSRLCVEVKKKIRTDSNQKAHTCSVTERSMRARQADHNILGELYKDFVGGVGPKMDYWKAYRTLRHARELVRGSPESGYEQLPTYLYMRKRANPGNFTQLEVDEAQRFKYCFLGFGAIIQGFPFLRKVVVVDGTFLQRKYLGTLLTSTAQDGNFQIFPIAFTVVDTENDESWEWFFKQLSCVIPDDESLSIISDMHQSIGKAIKKVYPKSSRGICTYHIYKNILVRFKGRAEFALVKKAANSCRLIDFQTTFDQIEAMNPALHEYLVRADVHMWTRVHFPGDR; the protein is encoded by the exons ATGGTATATGAGGATTACAGGCTGGATAACaaggtatttgatgttgtgttgaGTTACAAGATCTCGAAGAGGTTTTTGCAGGATTTACCCGCTGATACACCAccagttattattgataattctCGTCAGTTACACACTTTTCTGGGACAATTGAAAAGGGATACAAGTCGTCTTTGtgttgaagtgaagaagaaaatacgTACTGATTCGAATCAGAAAG CACATACATGTTCAGTAACAGAGCGCTCTATGCGTGCCCGACAAGCAGATCATAATATTCTAGGAGAGTTGTACAAAGATTTTGTTGGTGGAGTTGGTCCCAAG ATGGattattggaaggcatatcgaacACTAAGGCATGCTCGCGAGTTGGTCAGGGGTAGTCCAGAGAGTGGTTATGAGCAGCTTCCTACATATTTGTATATGAGAAAAAGGGCAAATCCTGGAAATTTTACACAGCTTGAAGTTGATGAAGCTCAAAGATTTAAGTACTGTTTTCTAGGATTTGGTGCAATCATACAAGGATTTCCATTCTTGAGGAAAGTGGTTGTTGTGGATGGTACttttttacaaagaaaatactTAGGGACACTTCTGACATCAACAGCTCAAGATggcaattttcagatttttccaATTGCTTTCACCGTGGTTGATACGGAGAATGATGAATCATGGGAATGGTTTTTCAAGCAACTCAGCTGTGTGATACCAGATGATGAAAGCCTTTCCATTATTTCTGATATGCATCAATCAATTGGGAAAGCTATTAAAAAGGTCTATCCGAAGTCTAGTCGGGGAATATGTACATACCATATATACAAGAATATTTTGGTCCGGTTTAAAGGTCGAGCAGAATTTGCTTTGGTTAAAAAGGCGGCAAATTCTTGTAGACTTATCGACTTTCAAACCACATTTGATCAGATAGAAGCCATGAATCCAGCACTACATGAGTACCTCGTAAGGGCTGATGTGCATATGTGGACTCGTGTACATTTCCCGGGTGATaggtga